The Macrococcoides canis genome has a window encoding:
- a CDS encoding PPK2 family polyphosphate kinase, producing the protein MDINQYKVNHEESFSFDNFPSSENKKSLNDDIKENIIPELTQQLRGLHLKLHAAEENGILVVLQALDAAGKDEVISYIFSNLSAQGLKTTSFGKPTDTERKHDYLWRFHDGLPERGQIGILNRSYYEDVLAPRIHNLVEEKEKPDDAEEKNLWHTRYRQINDYERYLTENGFHVIKFFFNMSHEEQRNRLLERMTNPDKNWEFSFNDVKEREYWEDYQKLFSEMLEETSTEHSPWYVLPADDEWHTRRIVTEVMIEKIKSLNPQFPTISQEDKEDLDKAIERLKNEQ; encoded by the coding sequence ATGGATATTAATCAGTATAAAGTTAATCATGAGGAAAGTTTTTCATTTGATAATTTTCCTTCATCTGAAAATAAAAAATCATTAAATGATGACATAAAAGAAAATATTATTCCTGAATTGACACAACAATTGAGAGGTCTTCATCTTAAATTACATGCTGCTGAAGAAAACGGAATATTAGTTGTACTACAGGCACTAGATGCTGCCGGAAAAGATGAAGTTATCAGTTATATCTTTTCAAATTTAAGTGCACAAGGTTTAAAAACGACTTCTTTCGGAAAACCAACAGATACTGAGAGAAAGCATGATTACTTATGGCGCTTTCATGATGGTTTGCCAGAACGTGGACAAATCGGTATCTTAAACCGTTCTTATTATGAAGATGTTCTTGCGCCTCGTATTCATAACTTGGTCGAGGAGAAGGAGAAACCGGATGATGCTGAAGAAAAGAATTTATGGCATACAAGATATCGTCAGATCAATGATTATGAGCGCTATTTAACCGAAAACGGTTTTCATGTAATTAAGTTTTTCTTCAATATGTCTCACGAAGAACAACGCAATCGTTTACTAGAGCGTATGACAAATCCAGATAAAAACTGGGAATTTTCATTTAACGATGTTAAAGAACGAGAATATTGGGAAGATTATCAGAAGCTATTTAGTGAAATGCTAGAAGAAACTTCTACTGAGCATAGCCCTTGGTATGTTCTTCCAGCAGATGACGAGTGGCATACACGCCGCATCGTTACAGAAGTAATGATTGAAAAGATCAAATCACTAAATCCGCAATTCCCGACGATTTCTCAAGAAGATAAAGAAGACTTAGATAAAGCTATCGAAAGATTAAAAAATGAACAATAG
- a CDS encoding ABC transporter permease, whose translation MNLALKEIKYYKVKYLLIAAIIFLLSFLVLFVSSLAQGLGKDNVSFIEQMDASHYVISKDADNNLMNTPLSKHDQKVLEDNNIPLLKLQPVKVQQNEKFLLATVSEDYMKLPSENKVNLDSHTSKVFTVGDKLNVKDKDTDLTISTFTRHQMFAHMPVGLVSQETYDNYFKDMPANAGILKSMSKADINALNDELDDSKLITPDKAMKGIPSYEAEQMPLNLMVIFLFLISAIVITVFFYVITIQKTTEYGILKAIGTSNRKLIFKLMQEVILIVMVSVLLSIGVIYIINMNLPATMPFFLNPNLIILLIGLFLLVALIGVLLSIYKVLKIDPIQAIGGE comes from the coding sequence ATGAATTTAGCACTAAAAGAAATTAAATATTATAAAGTTAAATACTTGCTGATTGCAGCAATCATCTTCTTACTCTCATTCTTAGTATTATTTGTATCTAGTTTAGCACAAGGACTCGGAAAAGATAACGTATCATTCATCGAGCAGATGGATGCAAGTCATTATGTTATTTCAAAAGATGCAGATAATAACTTGATGAATACACCATTATCCAAACATGATCAGAAAGTTTTAGAAGACAATAATATACCATTATTAAAATTGCAGCCTGTTAAAGTGCAGCAAAACGAGAAATTCTTACTTGCAACGGTTTCTGAAGATTATATGAAGTTACCTTCAGAAAACAAAGTAAATCTTGATTCTCATACATCTAAAGTATTTACTGTCGGGGATAAACTGAATGTTAAAGATAAAGACACTGACTTAACAATCTCAACATTTACACGTCATCAAATGTTTGCCCATATGCCAGTTGGACTTGTTTCACAAGAAACATATGATAACTATTTTAAAGATATGCCAGCGAATGCTGGAATCCTCAAATCAATGTCTAAAGCAGATATTAATGCATTAAATGATGAATTAGATGATTCTAAACTGATTACACCTGACAAAGCAATGAAAGGTATACCAAGTTATGAAGCAGAACAAATGCCTTTAAACTTAATGGTAATATTCTTATTCTTGATTTCAGCAATTGTAATTACTGTGTTCTTCTATGTTATTACTATACAAAAAACGACAGAGTATGGAATTTTAAAAGCTATTGGAACAAGTAACAGAAAACTTATCTTTAAACTGATGCAGGAAGTGATTCTCATCGTTATGGTAAGTGTATTGTTAAGTATTGGTGTCATATATATTATCAATATGAATTTACCTGCAACCATGCCATTTTTCTTAAACCCTAACTTAATTATTTTATTAATCGGGTTATTCTTACTTGTAGCATTAATCGGTGTGTTGCTATCAATCTACAAAGTCTTAAAAATCGATCCTATTCAAGCAATCGGAGGAGAATAA
- a CDS encoding metal ABC transporter solute-binding protein, Zn/Mn family, giving the protein MNTKIFSKIIVFFAVAALLLSACSQDKKEGKIKIVTSNSIIYDMTKSIAGDDAVVTNIVPIGQDPHDYEVKPKDIKAITDADVVLFNGLNLETSSGWFQKALQQGDKKLGDDNVIAVSDGVKKIFLKGRHDDNAIDPHAWLSIDNGILYSKNIAKALEKADKKHSKTYHHNMEQYTKRLTTLSAQYKDKFNDIPKSKRHLITSEGAFKYFSRDYDLNHAYIWEINTEKQGTPEQMKQAINFVKNHDINSLFVETSVDKRSMQSLSEMTKTPIYGEVYTDSIGQKGTDGDSYYKMMEHNIKTIHNGLK; this is encoded by the coding sequence ATGAACACAAAAATTTTCTCAAAAATAATCGTCTTCTTTGCAGTGGCAGCTCTTTTGTTAAGCGCATGTTCGCAAGATAAAAAAGAAGGAAAAATTAAAATTGTAACATCAAATTCTATTATTTACGATATGACCAAATCAATTGCTGGTGACGATGCAGTTGTTACGAATATAGTACCTATTGGACAGGACCCGCACGACTATGAAGTGAAACCGAAAGATATTAAAGCCATTACTGATGCTGACGTAGTATTGTTTAATGGACTGAATTTAGAGACTTCAAGCGGATGGTTTCAAAAAGCATTACAACAAGGTGATAAGAAATTAGGCGATGACAATGTTATCGCTGTGAGTGATGGTGTTAAGAAAATTTTCTTAAAAGGACGTCATGATGATAATGCAATTGATCCACATGCCTGGCTAAGTATAGATAATGGCATACTCTATAGTAAAAATATCGCTAAAGCACTAGAGAAAGCAGATAAAAAACATTCAAAAACGTACCATCATAATATGGAGCAATACACGAAACGCTTAACTACATTAAGTGCACAGTATAAAGATAAATTCAATGATATTCCAAAGTCAAAACGCCATCTCATTACAAGTGAAGGCGCGTTCAAGTACTTCAGCCGAGATTATGATTTAAACCATGCTTATATATGGGAGATTAATACGGAAAAACAAGGTACACCAGAACAGATGAAGCAAGCGATCAACTTTGTCAAAAATCATGATATTAATTCCTTATTCGTCGAAACGAGCGTCGACAAACGAAGTATGCAGTCACTCAGCGAAATGACTAAAACACCGATTTATGGTGAAGTCTATACAGACTCTATCGGTCAAAAGGGTACGGATGGAGATAGCTACTATAAAATGATGGAACATAATATAAAAACCATTCATAACGGGTTGAAATAA
- a CDS encoding DNA alkylation repair protein: protein MTFEEVMAELESLGKERMKKIYMGNGAKEPLFGVATGAMKPMRKIIKKDQELADKLYATGNYDAMYFAGVIADPNAMTEEDYERWIEGAYFYMLSDYVVAVTLSEADIAQQVADKWIDSGEDLKMSAGWNCYCWLLGHKKDNVFDTEKLSKMLDRAEKEIHTAPNRTKVSMGNFIQCVAISYVALHDKATAVARTVGSIPFNRENKPDGEVKPIETIEKAIEKERIGFKRKYVRC, encoded by the coding sequence ATGACCTTTGAAGAAGTAATGGCAGAACTTGAATCTCTAGGTAAAGAACGTATGAAGAAAATATATATGGGTAATGGCGCAAAAGAACCTTTATTCGGTGTAGCAACGGGTGCAATGAAGCCAATGCGTAAAATAATCAAGAAAGATCAGGAGCTTGCAGATAAGCTATATGCGACTGGTAACTATGATGCAATGTATTTCGCAGGTGTAATTGCAGATCCCAATGCTATGACAGAAGAAGATTATGAGCGATGGATAGAAGGTGCCTACTTCTATATGTTGTCTGATTATGTGGTAGCAGTTACGTTATCTGAAGCGGACATTGCCCAGCAAGTTGCAGATAAATGGATTGATTCTGGAGAGGATTTAAAGATGAGTGCCGGCTGGAACTGCTATTGCTGGTTACTTGGACATAAAAAAGATAATGTATTCGATACTGAAAAATTAAGTAAGATGTTAGATCGTGCAGAGAAAGAAATACATACTGCACCTAATAGAACGAAAGTAAGCATGGGTAACTTTATTCAATGCGTGGCAATTTCATATGTTGCATTACATGACAAAGCGACAGCAGTAGCACGCACAGTTGGTTCAATACCCTTTAACCGAGAGAATAAGCCGGATGGAGAAGTAAAGCCTATAGAGACGATTGAGAAAGCGATAGAGAAAGAGAGAATTGGTTTTAAACGTAAATATGTGCGCTGTTAA
- a CDS encoding solute symporter family protein, which produces MNMTVIMMFLFFVSLTLLITYFASKRTNSAEDFYTAGGGLTGWQNGLAIAGDYLSAASFLGIAGAIALWGFDGFFYSIGYLTAYLIVLYIVAEPLRNLGKYTLADMIAARFELKKVRAMAAVSSITIVIFYMLAQLVGAGALIQLLFNIPYTWAVIIVGIMMTVYVLFGGMTATSWVQMVKAVLLMVGTIIISFLVLKHFNFSIANMFGAMKSIDAPELKSDYINPGSQGKSPLDNISLIVALLFGTAGLPHILMRFFTVSDAKTARSSVMWATWIIGIFYILTIFLGFGAASLLTREEIITANPAGNMAAPLLADRLGGDILMSFVCAVAFATILAVVAGLVLSGASAFAHDIYGEIIKKGNISEREQMKAAKIASLAVSVLSILLTLFAQNMNVAFLVSLAFCVAASANLPVIVFTIFWKRFNTQGAIAGLLTGLITSLVLVILSPNVMNPEGTAFITANPIFPLANPAIISVPAGFIGAFLGTYLGKAESEDKFREVEVKSVTGIAHSEVTH; this is translated from the coding sequence ATGAATATGACTGTTATTATGATGTTTTTATTTTTTGTAAGTTTAACGCTACTTATTACATACTTTGCTTCTAAAAGAACGAATTCTGCTGAAGATTTTTATACAGCCGGTGGAGGTTTAACAGGTTGGCAAAATGGTTTAGCGATTGCAGGAGATTATTTATCGGCAGCATCATTTTTAGGTATTGCTGGAGCTATCGCACTTTGGGGATTCGATGGTTTCTTTTATAGTATTGGATATTTAACGGCGTATTTAATTGTATTATACATCGTTGCTGAACCATTAAGAAATTTAGGGAAATATACTTTAGCAGATATGATCGCAGCACGTTTTGAACTGAAGAAAGTACGTGCGATGGCTGCAGTTTCGTCAATCACAATTGTAATATTTTATATGTTAGCACAGCTTGTAGGTGCTGGTGCACTAATTCAGCTGTTATTTAATATTCCATATACTTGGGCGGTTATTATTGTCGGTATTATGATGACAGTTTATGTTTTGTTTGGCGGGATGACAGCTACAAGCTGGGTTCAGATGGTCAAAGCAGTTTTATTGATGGTTGGAACGATTATTATTTCTTTTCTTGTATTAAAGCATTTTAACTTTAGTATTGCCAACATGTTTGGTGCGATGAAATCTATTGATGCGCCTGAACTTAAGAGTGACTATATTAATCCAGGTTCACAAGGGAAATCGCCATTAGATAATATCTCTTTAATTGTTGCTTTATTATTTGGGACAGCCGGATTACCTCATATTCTAATGCGTTTCTTCACGGTAAGTGATGCAAAGACTGCACGATCATCCGTGATGTGGGCAACATGGATTATTGGTATTTTTTACATACTCACAATATTTTTAGGGTTCGGGGCAGCAAGCTTGTTAACACGTGAAGAAATTATTACAGCAAATCCTGCTGGAAATATGGCTGCACCACTTCTAGCAGATAGGCTAGGCGGAGATATACTCATGTCGTTTGTATGTGCCGTTGCTTTTGCAACAATTCTTGCAGTAGTCGCAGGGCTTGTATTATCAGGAGCTTCTGCTTTTGCACATGATATTTATGGCGAAATCATTAAGAAAGGTAATATATCAGAACGTGAACAGATGAAAGCAGCAAAAATAGCTTCTTTAGCTGTATCTGTATTATCAATATTACTTACATTGTTTGCCCAAAATATGAATGTCGCGTTCTTAGTATCATTAGCATTCTGTGTAGCAGCGAGTGCAAACTTACCGGTAATCGTATTTACGATTTTCTGGAAGCGATTTAATACACAAGGCGCTATTGCTGGACTCTTAACAGGGTTAATAACATCGTTAGTGCTTGTAATATTAAGCCCGAATGTTATGAATCCGGAAGGTACAGCATTTATTACAGCGAACCCAATCTTCCCATTAGCGAATCCTGCAATTATATCTGTACCTGCAGGATTTATAGGTGCATTCTTAGGAACGTATTTAGGGAAAGCTGAATCTGAAGATAAGTTTAGAGAAGTTGAAGTGAAGTCTGTGACAGGTATCGCTCATTCTGAAGTAACACATTAG
- a CDS encoding ABC transporter ATP-binding protein: MIEVKHISKSFKQGDTTTEVLKDINFTVNDGEVICLYGPSGSGKSTLLTIIGALLQPTSGEVIINGKSLSNLSKSDITKMRLDDIGFIFQASHLIPFVNVKEQLLHVALENGMDKHAASKKADDLLDTFGLSHRAKVYPNSLSGGEKQRVAIARAFMNHPSLILADEPTASLDFERAVQVVEVIRERVKENNSSCIIITHDERIFKYADHILRLEGGNLVKER; encoded by the coding sequence ATGATAGAAGTAAAACATATATCAAAATCCTTTAAACAAGGAGACACAACAACAGAAGTATTAAAAGATATCAACTTTACAGTAAATGATGGAGAAGTTATATGTCTGTATGGTCCATCAGGTTCTGGTAAAAGTACATTACTTACGATTATCGGAGCATTGCTCCAGCCCACAAGTGGAGAAGTTATTATTAATGGCAAATCACTATCTAACTTATCTAAGAGTGATATCACTAAAATGCGTCTGGATGACATCGGTTTTATCTTTCAGGCATCTCATCTTATACCATTTGTAAATGTGAAAGAACAACTGCTGCATGTCGCACTCGAAAACGGCATGGACAAACACGCAGCAAGCAAGAAAGCTGATGATTTACTTGATACATTCGGATTATCACATCGTGCGAAAGTATATCCAAATAGCTTATCCGGAGGTGAAAAGCAACGTGTGGCTATCGCACGAGCTTTTATGAACCACCCTTCCTTAATACTTGCAGACGAACCGACTGCGAGCTTAGACTTTGAACGCGCAGTTCAAGTTGTTGAAGTCATTAGAGAACGTGTAAAAGAGAATAACAGTTCGTGCATTATTATTACGCATGACGAACGTATATTTAAATATGCAGATCATATCTTAAGATTAGAAGGCGGCAATTTAGTAAAAGAAAGATAA
- a CDS encoding SDR family oxidoreductase, which translates to MSNSNQNPLTQYYNEPYEKQPQEYPGIQSKMDPTPDCGETSYKGAEKLVGKKALVTGGDSGIGRAAAIAYAKEGADVAINYHPDEQSDAEDVKRVIEAEGRKCVLLPGDLRDTEFARNVALKAYEALDGLDILVLNAGMQQFEYDIEQLDEQQVRDTFEVNVFSNIFTIQSVLKHLQPGASIIITSSIQGVKPSAHLVDYAMTKSCNISMTKSLAAQLGPKGIRVNSVAPGPVWTPLQISGGQPQDNIPEFGKKEPLGRAGQPVELADVYVLLASDNASFITGQVYGITGGSPIN; encoded by the coding sequence ATGTCAAATTCAAACCAAAATCCATTAACACAGTATTATAACGAACCTTATGAAAAGCAGCCTCAGGAGTATCCTGGTATACAGAGTAAAATGGACCCAACTCCTGATTGCGGTGAAACTTCATATAAAGGTGCCGAGAAGCTTGTAGGTAAGAAAGCACTTGTTACTGGAGGAGATTCTGGTATAGGTAGAGCAGCAGCGATTGCTTATGCTAAAGAAGGTGCTGATGTTGCAATTAACTATCATCCTGACGAACAATCAGATGCAGAAGATGTGAAAAGAGTCATAGAGGCAGAAGGCAGAAAATGCGTGTTGCTACCAGGTGATCTACGTGACACAGAATTTGCCCGCAATGTGGCATTAAAAGCATATGAAGCATTAGATGGTTTAGATATATTAGTATTAAATGCAGGTATGCAGCAATTTGAATATGATATTGAGCAACTGGATGAACAGCAAGTTCGTGATACATTCGAAGTGAATGTGTTCTCAAATATCTTTACGATACAAAGCGTATTGAAACATTTGCAACCAGGCGCAAGTATTATTATTACGAGTTCTATACAAGGTGTTAAGCCAAGTGCGCATCTTGTTGACTATGCAATGACGAAAAGTTGTAATATTTCAATGACGAAGAGCTTAGCAGCACAACTTGGGCCTAAAGGCATTCGAGTGAACAGTGTAGCGCCTGGACCAGTATGGACACCCCTTCAAATAAGTGGAGGTCAGCCACAGGATAATATCCCTGAATTCGGTAAAAAAGAACCGCTTGGCAGAGCAGGACAACCAGTAGAACTTGCCGATGTTTATGTATTGCTTGCGAGTGATAATGCGAGCTTTATTACTGGTCAAGTATATGGTATTACAGGCGGATCGCCAATTAACTAA
- a CDS encoding sensor histidine kinase yields MFKRLSTRFIIGTFHVIIVSSLLSFIIANVYYHMTLKEQNDTRITNTLITQKKYIESHPEIKPDAFFTQLANLNFQVVAIKDGKKHFYGTPFRVKNLPYHGPLTEPYHGIKERPFNVFITGFFDNETRNTVGMPMQVNGTRYDVYIRPDVGESMHEFRIFLAILFLCIIVFSILFVFLSSKYIVHPVVQLKEAARKIGDQSGYQTSVKRRDEIGVLAHEMNVMSAKILHHEEMNQRFVANVSHEIQSPITNLLGQIKQLRQTKDFSLLDDIEHQSQRLSGLTKQLLMLASLEKSGRTVEKELFSSKLLIQEVIRNHMYALDQKEIFVTTKLKDFEMSGHRDLCYQMLSNILSNAIKYSPVETQIKFESNNEGLPYIKVIDEGYGMSDKTKAYLFERFYKAEVHEDKVPANGLGMAIVKEIADLHDFTIAVESELGKGTAITIYLSKK; encoded by the coding sequence ATGTTTAAACGACTATCTACGCGTTTTATAATTGGAACGTTCCATGTCATCATTGTAAGTTCTCTGCTTTCTTTTATCATTGCCAACGTTTATTATCATATGACGTTAAAAGAACAAAATGATACGCGTATTACGAATACATTAATAACGCAAAAGAAATATATCGAATCTCACCCTGAAATAAAGCCTGATGCATTCTTTACACAACTCGCTAATTTAAATTTTCAGGTTGTAGCGATTAAAGACGGAAAGAAGCACTTTTATGGTACACCATTTCGCGTGAAAAATTTACCGTATCATGGTCCATTAACTGAACCGTATCACGGTATAAAAGAGCGGCCATTCAATGTTTTTATTACTGGATTCTTTGATAATGAAACGAGGAATACGGTTGGAATGCCAATGCAAGTAAATGGTACACGATATGATGTATACATTAGACCGGATGTGGGAGAAAGTATGCATGAATTTAGAATTTTTCTTGCGATATTGTTTTTATGCATCATCGTATTTTCAATACTCTTTGTATTTCTATCCTCGAAGTATATCGTACATCCGGTAGTTCAGCTTAAAGAAGCAGCTCGTAAAATTGGAGATCAAAGTGGATACCAAACATCAGTAAAACGAAGGGACGAAATTGGAGTATTAGCACATGAAATGAATGTGATGAGTGCGAAAATACTGCATCATGAAGAAATGAATCAACGATTTGTAGCAAATGTAAGTCATGAGATTCAATCCCCGATTACGAATCTGTTAGGTCAAATTAAACAACTCAGACAAACGAAAGATTTTAGTTTACTGGATGATATTGAGCATCAGTCCCAACGTTTAAGTGGATTGACGAAACAGCTGCTAATGCTTGCATCACTTGAGAAATCAGGAAGAACTGTTGAAAAAGAGCTGTTCAGTAGCAAACTATTGATACAAGAAGTTATACGTAATCATATGTATGCGCTCGATCAGAAAGAAATATTCGTAACGACTAAACTGAAAGATTTTGAAATGTCAGGACATCGAGATTTATGTTATCAGATGCTGAGCAATATATTGAGTAATGCAATTAAATATAGTCCTGTAGAGACTCAAATTAAGTTTGAGTCGAATAATGAGGGGCTACCTTATATTAAAGTAATTGATGAAGGGTATGGGATGTCAGATAAGACGAAAGCGTACTTGTTTGAACGTTTTTATAAAGCAGAAGTGCATGAAGATAAAGTGCCAGCGAACGGTCTAGGTATGGCCATTGTTAAAGAAATTGCAGATTTACATGATTTTACGATTGCGGTTGAAAGTGAACTTGGTAAAGGGACTGCAATTACAATATATTTATCAAAGAAATAG
- a CDS encoding DUF485 domain-containing protein, with the protein MNQQDYNKIAASKDFNDLVAARKKFIFPITLFFIVATLLFPILTGYTTILNNIAFWNISWAWIYAFLLFVMVWTLVTIYMSKAKQFDAVSERIINEYKRGSRS; encoded by the coding sequence ATGAATCAACAGGATTATAACAAAATTGCAGCATCGAAAGATTTCAATGATTTAGTTGCAGCGAGAAAAAAGTTTATTTTTCCAATTACGTTGTTCTTTATCGTTGCTACATTGCTCTTTCCAATTCTCACAGGTTATACTACGATTTTAAATAATATTGCTTTCTGGAATATTTCTTGGGCATGGATTTATGCATTCTTATTATTTGTGATGGTCTGGACATTAGTCACAATTTATATGAGTAAAGCGAAGCAGTTCGATGCTGTAAGTGAGCGAATCATTAATGAGTATAAAAGGGGGTCTCGCTCATGA
- a CDS encoding response regulator transcription factor — MQNKILIVDDEAAIRHEVISGFEQHGFQVFNASNGNEAITLLDKEKVDLCIVDIMMPGIDGFELCEQIKQDYQLPVIMLTARDALGDKRIAFQAGSDDYVTKPFEIEEVIFRAQAILKRYEKSVEKIEFGKLLIDADSYEVMMEDESLYLPRKEFELLYFLVRHYPKVATREQLIEEIWGYDFDGDERTVDVHVKRIRKRLSAFDSGVEIQTVRGVGYKVHHV, encoded by the coding sequence ATGCAAAATAAAATATTGATAGTAGATGATGAAGCGGCTATACGACATGAGGTTATAAGTGGTTTTGAACAGCATGGGTTTCAAGTTTTTAATGCGAGTAATGGTAATGAAGCTATTACCTTGCTAGATAAAGAAAAGGTAGATTTATGTATCGTTGACATTATGATGCCTGGTATTGATGGGTTCGAACTTTGTGAACAAATTAAACAGGACTATCAACTCCCTGTTATAATGCTTACGGCACGCGATGCATTAGGAGATAAAAGAATTGCTTTTCAAGCGGGAAGTGATGATTATGTGACTAAGCCGTTTGAGATAGAGGAAGTTATCTTTAGAGCCCAGGCAATATTGAAACGCTATGAGAAGTCGGTTGAGAAGATTGAATTCGGCAAGTTGTTAATCGATGCAGATAGTTATGAAGTGATGATGGAAGATGAGTCTTTGTATCTTCCGAGAAAAGAATTTGAACTGCTTTATTTTTTAGTGAGGCATTATCCGAAAGTTGCAACGAGAGAACAGCTTATTGAAGAGATATGGGGATATGACTTTGATGGGGATGAACGAACGGTAGATGTACATGTGAAACGTATTCGTAAAAGGTTAAGCGCATTTGATAGTGGTGTAGAGATACAGACTGTGCGCGGTGTAGGATATAAGGTGCATCATGTTTAA